DNA sequence from the Oncorhynchus keta strain PuntledgeMale-10-30-2019 chromosome 1, Oket_V2, whole genome shotgun sequence genome:
CTGGCAGAGAGAGGGCACTGCCCAgatcacagacagagagagggcactgcccagagcagaggcagaggcagagagagggcacTGCCCAGAGCAGAGGCAGAGGCTGAGAGAGGGCACTGCCCAGAGCAGAGGCAGAGGCTGAGAGAGGGCACTGCCCAgagcaggggcagagagagggcacTGCCcagagcagaggcagaggcagaggcagaggcagagagagggcacTGCCCAgagcaggggcagagagagggcacTGCCCagagtagaggcagagagagggcacTGCCCagagtagaggcagagagagggcacTGCCCAgagcaggggcagagagagggcacTGCCCagagtagaggcagagagagggcacTGCCCagagtagaggcagagagagggcacTGCCCAgagcaggggcagagagagggcacTGCCCAGatcaggggcagagagagggcacTGCCCAgagcaggggcagagagagggcacTGCCCAgatcacagacagagagagggcactGCCCagattacagacagagagagggcactgcccagagtagagacagagagaaggcactgtacacaaacacacctctgactgtctgtctgtctgtctgtctgtctgtctgtctgttcagcaCTGCAGGCAGGATAGGGTCTGTTTACATGTAATGAAGCAGTGCGCACTACACCATTACACTACACcattacactacactattacactaccctattacactacactacactattacactacactacactattacactacaccattacactacaccattacattacactacatcACACTATTACACTACATCACaatattacactacactacactattacactacactacaccattacactacactatttcactacactacactacactattacactacactacaccattacactacactacaccattacactacactattacactagaccattacactacactattacactacactatttcactacaccattacactacactattacactacaccattacactacaccattacactacactattacactacaccattacactacactattacactacaccattacactacaccattacactacaccattacactacactattacactaccctattacactacactacaccattacactacaccattacactacactattacactacaccattacactacaccattacactacaccattacactacaccattacactacactacactattacactacacCATTACACTACACTATTTCAATACACCATTACACGAcaccattacactacactacaccattacactacaccattacactacaccattacacgacactacaccattacactacaccattacactacactattacactacacTATTTCACTACACCATTACACTACACCATTACACTACACCATTACACTACACTATTTCACTATTACACTAcaccattacactacactacactattacactacaccattacactacaccattacactacactacactattacactacaccattacactacaccattacactacaccattacactacactacactattacactacaacattacactacaccattacactacactatttcactacaccattacactacactgtttcactacactattacactacactatttcactacaccattacactacactatttcactacaccattacactacaccattacactacactattacactacactattacactacactattacactacactacactattacactacattacactattacactacactatttcactacaccattacactacaccattacactaaactacaccattacactacactattacactacactattacactacacCATTACACTACACTATTTCACTATTACACtacacattacactacaccattacactacactatttcactacaccattacactacactacaccattacactgcaccattacactacactatttcactacaccattacactacactacactacaccattaCACTACACTATTTCACTATTACACTACACCATTACACTAcaccattacactacactacacaacactgttacactacactattacactacactacactattacactacactacacaacactattacactacactattacactacactattacactacactattacactacaccattacactacaccattacactacactacacaacactgttacactacactattacactacactacactattacactacattattacagtacactacacaacactattacactacacttacactacactacactattacactattacactacactacacttttacactacactattacactacactacactattacactattacactacactattacactacactacactattacactacactacactattacactacactattacactacactacacaacactattacactacacttacactacactacactattacactattacactacactacacttttacactacactattacactacactacactattacactacactacactattacacttcAGCCAACCCGTGGTACAGAAAGCTATTattttgagaaagagagagaaggtgaatgGGTGGGGATGGTGAAACTACATCTCAGTTCCTCTAAACACCGAACAGTGAATGGGTGGGGATGGTGTGGAGGGAATTCGTCACTCTGCGGTGGGTGAACCCAGTTCAACGGCTGATGTCACCGTGAAAAGTAGAACCAAGTTTGGGAAGGTCAGTCAGTCTATAGCAGTTTTTCCTAATTTGTTAACACAAGTTTCCTGAAACTACATCTCAGTTACTCTAAACACCAAACACAAAACAGCTAGCCAATTTCCCCCAAACAATCACAGACATCTTGCAAAATGAAACTCGGCAATCGGAATAATAATGTTCTCCCTGCTCAAAATTTTCCTCGGCGTACAAATGAGACACGCACGCGAACATCAAATGACTTTAACTTAGTGACAACCGAGATTACACTCAAAACACTACTATCAGAACACTCAAAACACTACTATCAGAATACTCAAAACACTACTATCAGAACACTCAAAACACTACTATCAGAACTCTCAAAACACTACTATCAGAACACTCAAAACACTACTATCAGAACACTCAAAACACTACTATCAGAACACTCAAAACACTACTATCAGAACACTCAAAACACTACTATCAGAACACTCAAAACACTACTATCAGAACACTCAAAACACTACTATCAGAACACTCAAAACACTACTATCAGAACACTCAAAACACTACTATCAGAACACTCAAAACACTACTATCAGAACACTCAAAACACTACTATCAGAACACTCAAAACACTACTATCAGAACATATTTCAGTGTAAAAACGACGATGTTGTTGttaaactgtatatttttgttgttTTACTCAAACAAGAAACGAAACACAAATGCTGAAATTGTAGTTTTATATTTCAACATGACTCAATACATGTCAAACAGTGTACCGTAAGCACACATACAGTAAAAATCCCCAAACAAAGTAAACATATGTTGCTTATGCAAAGAAAGAAAAATACTCCTATTTATActtctatactgtatgtagataaAGAATAGATTTAGAAAAGGTTCAAATACAGTCAAATAAGTCAAGAAACAAACACTCCATTGAGAAAGCTAAATCAGTCATGTCTGTTGTTTTGGTCCGGCACACAGATTTTCATCAACATCACAGGCGATATCCTCCGTGGCCAGAAAACGGGGGAAATATCTTCTGACATGACGCATCCACCCACTGACAGGACTCTGCTGGAATGTCACCACAGGCCTCCTCCATGGCTTGGAGAAGGGTCATACGTTTGTGGGGTTTGCGATTATACATCTTCCACCGCCATGCTGACAACTCCTCAATCGGGTTGAGAAATGGTGATTATGGTGGGAGAATTGTAAACCTGGGATGGTCACGGAACCAATTGCAGACTTGAGCAGCCCGATGGAAACTCACGTTGTCCCAAATTAGAACATACATTTGCTGCTCGGGATCACCTGGCTCTCTCTGCTCCGGATCACCTGACCCTCTCTGCTCGAGATCACCTGGCTCTCTCTGCTCGGGATCACCTGGCTCTCTCTGCTCGGGATCACCTGGCCCTCTCTGCTCGAGAGCACCTGGCTCTCTCTGCTCGGGATCACCTGGCCCTCTCTGCTCGAGATCACCTGGCTCTCTCTGCTGGGGAGTTCCTGGGGGGATGGGTTCCTGGAGGGATGGTCCCTGGGGGGATGGGTTCCTGGGGAGTTCCTGGAGGGATGGGTCCCTGGGCGGGTGGGTTCCTGGGAATTCCTGGGGGGATGGGTTCCTGGAGGGATTGGTCCCTGGGGGGATGGGTTCCTGGGGGGATGGGTTCCTGGGGGATGGGTTCCTGGGGGATGGGTTCCTGGGGGATGGGTTCCTGGAGGGATTGGTCCCTGGGGGATGGGTTCCTGGGGGGGATGGGCTCCTGAGGAGTTCCTGGAGGGATGGGTTCCTGGGGGGATGGGTTCCTGGGGAGTTCCTGGGGGGATGGGTTCCTGGGGAGTTCCTGGGGGGATGGGTTCCTGGGGAGTTCCTGGGGGATGGGTCCCTGGGGGGATGGGTCCCTGGGGAGTTCCTGGGGGGATGGGTTCCTGGGGAGTTCCTGGGGGATGGGTTCTTGGGGAGTTCCTGGGGGATGGGTTCCTGGGGGATGGGTTCCTGGGGGATGGGTTCTTGGGGAGTTCCTGGGGGATGGGTTCCTGGGGAGTTCCTGGGGGATGAGTTCCTGGGGAGATGGGTTCCTGGGGGGATGGGTTCCTGTGCATTACAAACTTGATGTATATTCGTACAGTTTATCCTTCACTCTTTGGGAATTCCTTTCAAACGGGAATCTGTAGATTTGCTTCATCCGGAGTTCAGGAGGTGGTTGATAAACTCACTCTGATGTAATGGAAGGTGGCGGGGTTTTAAATAATCTGTTGTTGGATTTCCTGCATTAGTTTTAGTGTGTAAACAGTTGTGAAAAACTGTCAATTATTTTTGCTCTCACCCCCCCCGCGCC
Encoded proteins:
- the LOC127909166 gene encoding uncharacterized protein LOC127909166 — encoded protein: MGDSDMGDSDRGSQTWGDSDRGKSDRGTQTWGTQTGGLRQGDSDRGDSDRGELRWGSDQGNSDREELIPQELPRNPSPRNSPRTHPPGTHPPGTHPPGTPQEPIPQELPRNPSPQELPRDPSPQGPIPQELPRNPSPQELPRNPSPQELPRNPSPQEPIPPGTPQEPIPPRNPSPRDQSLQEPIPQEPIPQEPIPQEPIPPGTHPPRDQSLQEPIPPGIPRNPPAQGPIPPGTPQEPIPPGTIPPGTHPPRNSPAERAR